The Sphingopyxis fribergensis genome contains a region encoding:
- a CDS encoding TolC family protein: MKSIVVAASLVALVAGSNSAPAAAQSAATELVGPPSSAGEAVRTGPLPARLSLAQAMEEADARSPRVVAAEAEVEAARGRQRQAGYRYNPTLNVDVENFAGTGPYSGLNGLETTVSVNQRLDIGGRRRSRMTLADAEFLAAKYKLEIARADLALDVRNQFATALAARDSLALARENEARARELVRVAQAMVDTGNEPPLRAFRANAALVQATAELRTAEAEERTARRSLAALLGSSVPPAELMEGDMWVAPETVDSLATLDVRLAETEKLIAEARLQGQRADGRLDPSVGFGVRQLRDTGDRALIANVSVPLPVFDRNRGNISAAKSDVAAAIARRENAVVNAQAEIANAQAELEAAEARLAALEGSGIEQAREGVRLAELSYRAGKSSLVEYIDAQQAYAATQAELIAARQARAEARAILSRQAAADGDADHQP, encoded by the coding sequence ATGAAATCCATAGTTGTCGCCGCGAGTCTCGTGGCGCTCGTTGCAGGCTCAAATTCCGCGCCCGCCGCTGCCCAGTCGGCAGCGACGGAGCTGGTGGGACCGCCTTCTTCCGCAGGCGAGGCCGTGCGTACCGGCCCGCTTCCCGCTCGATTGTCCCTCGCGCAGGCGATGGAGGAAGCCGACGCGCGCTCGCCGCGCGTGGTTGCCGCCGAAGCCGAAGTGGAGGCCGCTCGCGGTCGCCAGCGTCAGGCGGGCTATCGCTACAATCCGACGCTCAATGTCGATGTCGAGAATTTCGCAGGCACCGGCCCCTACTCGGGCCTGAACGGTCTCGAAACGACCGTGTCGGTCAATCAGCGTCTCGATATCGGGGGCCGGCGCCGGTCGCGCATGACGCTCGCCGACGCCGAGTTTCTGGCCGCGAAGTACAAGTTGGAGATTGCACGCGCAGATCTTGCGCTCGATGTCCGCAACCAGTTCGCGACCGCTCTCGCGGCCCGCGATAGCCTCGCGCTCGCACGCGAAAATGAAGCGCGTGCCCGCGAACTCGTCCGCGTGGCACAGGCCATGGTCGATACCGGCAACGAGCCGCCGCTCCGTGCGTTCCGCGCCAATGCGGCTCTCGTTCAGGCCACCGCCGAGCTACGCACGGCCGAGGCCGAAGAAAGGACCGCCCGGCGTTCGCTCGCGGCGCTCCTTGGAAGCTCGGTCCCGCCTGCCGAGTTGATGGAAGGCGATATGTGGGTGGCACCGGAGACGGTGGACTCGCTCGCGACGCTCGACGTTCGCTTGGCAGAAACCGAGAAGCTGATTGCTGAAGCGCGGCTCCAGGGGCAGCGCGCCGATGGCCGGCTCGATCCGTCGGTCGGCTTCGGGGTGCGTCAGCTTCGCGACACCGGCGATCGCGCATTGATCGCCAATGTTTCCGTGCCGCTCCCCGTCTTCGACCGCAACCGCGGCAACATCTCGGCAGCCAAATCCGATGTCGCCGCCGCCATTGCGCGGCGCGAGAATGCAGTGGTCAATGCTCAGGCGGAGATCGCCAATGCGCAGGCCGAACTCGAAGCCGCAGAGGCCCGCCTCGCGGCGCTTGAGGGTAGCGGCATCGAGCAGGCGCGCGAAGGTGTCCGGCTCGCCGAACTCAGCTACCGCGCCGGCAAGTCCTCGCTCGTCGAATATATCGACGCGCAGCAGGCCTATGCGGCAACGCAGGCCGAACTGATCGCGGCGCGCCAGGCCCGGGCCGAAGCCCGCGCCATCCTATCGCGCCAGGCAGCCGCCGACGGCGATGCGGATCATCAGCCATGA
- a CDS encoding efflux RND transporter periplasmic adaptor subunit, whose product MITKDKRLLGTVAGAMILAAVTGFGVARCTADPAAAPAAEGEKEAASEALPSSLAITPEAIKAAEIGVETIGAGGLGSEIISQATVTAAPSGEAIVTARAGGAVTRLFKRLGDPVSAGETIAIVQSRDAAQIAAERIAADARSTLAQKNLHREKTLFDQKVSARVDYEQAQAEAAAAAAEAQRARAAASAAQVTRDGSSVIVASPISGRITAENASLGAFVQPETELFRVADPSKVQIEAAVGPADAQRLSPGDRAIIELPDGRTIDARVRAVTPGLSGDTRSATAVLDVPGALQPGLAVRVRLLPSRGAETGGPARIVIADEALQTLEGRDVVFVRTKDGFRAQQVTVGQRSAGRVEILAGLKPGQIVATKNAFLLKAELGKGAGEEE is encoded by the coding sequence ATGATCACCAAGGACAAGCGTCTCCTCGGCACTGTCGCGGGCGCCATGATACTCGCTGCCGTCACGGGCTTCGGCGTTGCACGCTGCACCGCCGACCCGGCCGCCGCGCCGGCTGCCGAAGGCGAAAAGGAAGCGGCGAGCGAAGCCCTTCCGAGCAGCCTCGCCATCACGCCCGAAGCGATCAAGGCCGCCGAGATCGGCGTCGAGACGATCGGCGCCGGCGGACTCGGTTCGGAAATCATCTCGCAAGCGACCGTTACCGCCGCGCCGAGCGGCGAGGCGATCGTCACCGCCCGCGCGGGCGGCGCGGTCACCCGTCTCTTCAAGCGGCTCGGCGATCCGGTCAGCGCCGGTGAGACGATCGCGATCGTGCAAAGCCGCGACGCCGCCCAGATTGCGGCCGAACGGATTGCCGCCGATGCGCGCTCGACGCTCGCGCAGAAAAATCTCCACCGCGAGAAGACCCTGTTCGACCAGAAGGTGTCGGCGCGCGTCGACTATGAGCAGGCGCAAGCCGAAGCCGCGGCCGCCGCGGCCGAAGCGCAGCGCGCGCGTGCCGCAGCGAGCGCCGCGCAGGTCACGCGCGATGGCAGCAGCGTCATCGTGGCAAGCCCGATCTCGGGACGGATCACGGCCGAGAACGCCAGCCTTGGCGCCTTCGTTCAGCCCGAAACCGAATTGTTCCGCGTTGCCGATCCCAGCAAGGTGCAGATCGAGGCCGCCGTCGGTCCGGCCGATGCCCAGCGGCTCTCGCCCGGAGACCGTGCGATCATCGAACTTCCCGACGGACGGACGATCGATGCCCGCGTGCGCGCCGTCACGCCCGGCCTGTCGGGCGACACGCGCTCGGCAACCGCCGTGCTCGACGTACCCGGGGCGCTCCAGCCGGGCTTGGCGGTCCGGGTGCGGCTGCTTCCGAGCCGCGGCGCCGAAACCGGTGGGCCGGCCCGTATCGTGATCGCGGACGAAGCCCTCCAGACGCTCGAAGGCCGCGACGTGGTGTTCGTCCGCACGAAGGACGGCTTCCGCGCGCAGCAGGTGACCGTCGGCCAGCGCAGCGCGGGCCGTGTCGAAATCCTCGCCGGGCTGAAGCCGGGCCAGATCGTCGCGACCAAGAACGCATTCCTGCTCAAGGCCGAACTCGGCAAGGGCGCGGGCGAGGAGGAATAA
- a CDS encoding efflux RND transporter periplasmic adaptor subunit: MKKFPFPAAAAALFLAVPLAACGGGAEGEDKHEEGESHAEGEGEEDAKGPNGGKLLKNGDFAVEVIIFENGTEPQFRVFATRDGKPVDPKDVQLAITLTRLGGDVDRFTFRPQGKFLAGQGVVTEPHSFDVEVVAVTGGKRHVWKYANPEGRTRIGADAAKAGGIETAVVGPATVGEMRELYGTVQLSPTARSEIRGQFPGRVVSVTKAVGDSVRRGELLARIESSESLQVYPVYATVGGVIAERNANPGDVTDGRALYVVTDPAQTTVVFNIFPRDLAIIRPGMRVTVETQDGAEIATAPLGQFLPDGNVEAGTALIRATIPNRSGTLRPGMALRGRVMVNPVTVPLAVRTEAIQPFRDFKVVYANFGQDYEVRMLKLGRSSPEWTEVLSGIKPGTAYVTKGSFLVRADIEKSGAGHDH, translated from the coding sequence ATGAAGAAGTTTCCATTTCCCGCCGCGGCTGCGGCGCTGTTCCTTGCTGTGCCTCTCGCTGCCTGCGGTGGCGGAGCCGAGGGCGAAGACAAGCATGAAGAAGGCGAAAGCCACGCTGAGGGCGAAGGCGAGGAAGATGCCAAAGGCCCGAACGGTGGCAAATTGCTCAAGAATGGCGATTTCGCGGTCGAGGTCATAATCTTCGAGAATGGCACCGAGCCGCAATTCCGCGTTTTCGCAACGCGGGACGGCAAACCGGTCGACCCGAAGGATGTCCAGCTCGCCATCACCCTCACGCGGCTTGGCGGCGACGTCGATCGCTTCACCTTCCGCCCGCAGGGCAAATTCCTCGCAGGGCAAGGTGTCGTCACCGAACCGCACAGCTTCGACGTCGAGGTTGTCGCGGTGACGGGCGGCAAGCGGCACGTTTGGAAATATGCGAACCCCGAAGGGCGCACGCGGATCGGGGCTGACGCCGCCAAGGCCGGAGGCATCGAAACCGCGGTCGTCGGACCGGCGACGGTGGGCGAAATGCGCGAACTCTACGGCACCGTCCAACTGTCGCCGACCGCCCGCTCCGAAATTCGCGGCCAGTTCCCCGGCCGCGTCGTCTCGGTGACCAAGGCGGTGGGCGACAGCGTCCGCCGTGGGGAACTGCTCGCGCGCATCGAGTCGAGCGAGAGCCTCCAGGTCTATCCGGTATATGCGACGGTCGGCGGCGTGATCGCCGAGCGCAACGCCAACCCCGGCGACGTCACCGACGGGCGCGCACTCTATGTGGTCACCGACCCGGCGCAGACCACGGTCGTCTTCAACATCTTCCCCCGCGACCTCGCGATCATACGTCCGGGCATGCGGGTGACGGTGGAGACGCAGGACGGCGCCGAAATCGCGACCGCGCCGCTCGGGCAGTTCCTGCCCGACGGCAATGTCGAGGCGGGCACTGCGCTCATCCGCGCGACCATCCCGAACCGCTCGGGAACGCTCCGCCCTGGCATGGCCTTGCGCGGCCGCGTGATGGTCAACCCCGTCACCGTGCCGCTTGCCGTGCGCACCGAGGCGATCCAGCCCTTCCGCGACTTCAAGGTGGTCTATGCCAATTTCGGGCAGGACTATGAGGTCCGGATGCTGAAGCTCGGCCGTTCGTCGCCCGAATGGACCGAGGTCCTGTCGGGCATCAAGCCCGGCACCGCCTATGTCACCAAGGGCAGTTTCCTCGTTCGCGCCGACATCGAAAAGTCCGGCGCGGGCCACGACCATTGA
- a CDS encoding DUF3703 domain-containing protein, protein MVPPTVNPVSMAVIEPLLREQYRLFCESRRIGDEAAAWQALEWEHILSQPYMGAHLASHWHMFRYAIELGDAREATGQAMRFLLVPLGSLTGRLPAGNNGRARVSAFEPMPMPQALEALIETARSTESRAARTD, encoded by the coding sequence ATGGTGCCGCCGACAGTAAATCCCGTGAGCATGGCCGTCATCGAGCCGCTGCTGCGCGAGCAATATCGCCTGTTTTGCGAATCACGCCGAATCGGAGATGAAGCCGCTGCGTGGCAGGCGCTGGAATGGGAACATATATTGAGCCAGCCCTATATGGGCGCGCATCTCGCCTCCCACTGGCACATGTTTCGCTATGCGATCGAGCTCGGCGATGCCCGTGAAGCTACCGGTCAGGCAATGCGGTTCCTGCTCGTCCCGCTCGGTTCGCTGACCGGCCGCCTCCCCGCAGGGAATAATGGTCGCGCGCGGGTGAGCGCCTTCGAGCCGATGCCGATGCCGCAGGCCCTCGAAGCGCTGATCGAAACGGCCCGGTCGACGGAGAGCCGCGCTGCGCGAACCGATTGA
- a CDS encoding TolC family protein, whose product MHIHMRAALLAGAALLAGSVWAQPLTLDQAVERAIAASPELRAGEAGVDAARADQLQARVRPNPTVSVDMDNGVGTGGYGLFRQSELTVTYSQPLERGGKREARMALAERGVVLAEAQWRLVRLDIAQEVQRAYIDVQIAEQMVWIAEDRVKLEKEMRTEAIRRVRGYKDPLFVETRADARILEAELALKEAQAKRQSARALLTSFWGGTPDSLVIAEGIEKPDPRDPPLAEADAAVFDAAVDRARAQVVVEQSRAHQDYTVSGGTRFLRETNDVAVLGGISIPLGRFDRNQGNIARAQAERRQLEFQSEASRLERLRRLASLRADADAARVRAEGIMNDVYPKAVKTLGQVREGYARGGFLFADVQDAADVIIQIQGQWAEAMTRYRDLLAEIDRLTGRFDAAPLAENIP is encoded by the coding sequence ATGCATATCCATATGCGCGCCGCCCTGTTGGCCGGGGCTGCGCTGCTGGCGGGGTCCGTTTGGGCCCAGCCGCTAACGCTCGACCAGGCGGTCGAGCGGGCCATCGCTGCATCGCCCGAGCTTAGAGCGGGCGAAGCGGGGGTCGACGCCGCGCGCGCCGACCAGCTGCAAGCCCGCGTCCGTCCCAATCCGACCGTGTCGGTCGACATGGACAATGGCGTCGGGACGGGCGGCTATGGCCTGTTCCGGCAATCGGAACTCACCGTCACCTATTCGCAGCCGCTCGAACGCGGGGGCAAGCGCGAGGCGCGAATGGCGCTTGCCGAGCGCGGTGTCGTTCTCGCCGAGGCGCAGTGGCGGCTCGTCCGGCTCGACATCGCCCAGGAAGTGCAGCGCGCCTATATCGACGTCCAGATCGCCGAGCAGATGGTCTGGATCGCAGAGGATCGCGTCAAACTTGAAAAGGAGATGCGGACCGAAGCGATCAGGCGCGTGCGCGGCTACAAGGATCCGCTCTTCGTCGAGACGCGCGCCGATGCCCGCATTCTCGAAGCCGAACTGGCCCTGAAGGAAGCCCAGGCGAAGCGGCAGTCCGCACGCGCATTGCTCACCTCCTTCTGGGGCGGCACGCCTGACAGCCTCGTTATCGCCGAGGGGATCGAGAAACCCGATCCGCGCGATCCGCCGCTCGCCGAAGCCGACGCGGCGGTCTTCGACGCCGCCGTCGACCGGGCCCGCGCGCAGGTCGTCGTCGAGCAGAGCCGTGCGCACCAGGACTATACGGTCTCGGGCGGCACGCGCTTTCTTCGCGAGACCAATGATGTCGCCGTTCTTGGCGGCATCTCGATCCCGCTCGGACGGTTCGACCGCAACCAGGGCAATATCGCCCGGGCGCAGGCCGAACGGCGGCAGCTCGAGTTCCAATCCGAAGCGAGCCGGCTCGAGCGGCTGCGGCGCCTCGCGTCGCTGCGCGCCGATGCCGACGCCGCACGCGTCCGGGCCGAGGGCATCATGAACGACGTCTATCCCAAGGCGGTGAAGACGCTCGGCCAGGTGCGCGAAGGCTATGCCCGCGGCGGGTTCCTGTTCGCCGACGTACAGGATGCCGCCGACGTCATCATCCAGATCCAGGGTCAGTGGGCCGAGGCCATGACACGCTACCGCGATTTGCTCGCGGAGATCGATCGCCTGACCGGCCGCTTCGATGCGGCTCCCCTTGCGGAGAATATTCCATGA